The Rhizobium sp. ACO-34A genome segment CGGCGAGTCCGTCGCTGCCGAAAAGCACGAATTGCCGGTTGCAGCCGACGCAGCGCTCGGCGACCGCCAATGCCTTGCCTTTTCCGGCACGCTGGTTGCCGCCGGTCAGGGGACCGGCGTCGTCGTCGAGACGGGCCTGCAGACCGAAATCGGCCGCATCAGCAGCCTCTTGCAGAATGTCGAGCAGCTGAGCACGCCGCTGCTGCGGCAGATCGATGCCTTCGCCAAGCGTTTCACCTGGGTCGTCTTCATCGGCGGCGCCCTGCTCTTCGCCTTCGCCGTGCTCGTTCGCGGTTTCGACTGGGTGGAAGCATTGATCGCCGTGGTGGCGCTCGCCGTCGGCGTGGTGCCCGAAGGGCTGCCGGCGGTCATCACCATTACGCTGGCCATCGGCGTTCGCCGCATGGCCTCGCGCAATGCCGTCATCCGCAAGCTTCCGGCCGTCGAAACGCTCGGCGCCACCTCCGTCATCTGCACCGACAAGACCGGCACGTTGACCCGCAACGAAATGACCGCGCGGCGGATCGAGACGGCGGTGAGCCGCCTGTCGGTCGGTGGCGCGGGTTATGTGCCCGAAGGCGAAATGACCAGCCCGGATGGCGATGACATCGCGGCTCTCGCCGATGCCACCAGCCTTGTCCGTTGCGGCCTGCTCTGCAACGACGCGGACCTTTTCCAAGGCGAAAACGGCTGGCAGGTGGCGGGCGATCCGATGGAGGGCGCGCTGGTCGCGCTCGGCATGAAGGCGGGGCTCGACCCCTCCCATGTCCGCGGGGAATGGCAGCGGCTGGATGAAATCCCCTTCGATGCCGCCCATCGCTTCATGGCGACGCTGCATCGCGCCCCGGATGGATCGCATGTCGTCTTCATCAAGGGTGCTGCCGAAGCGCTGCTTGCCATGACGGCGAAAGAGGCGGCGGGTGATGAGACCAACCGCACCTTCTGGGAGGAGCGGATTGCCAATGCCGGGGCCGAGGGCGAGCGCGTTCTGGGCTTTGCCGTGAAACATCTGGCGGTGGCAGCGCCTAAAACCCTTTCCTTCGAAACGCTTGCCGGCGGCATCGAATTCCTCGGCATCGTCGGCTTCATCGATCCTCCGCGACCGGAGGTGATCGATGCGGTGGCGCAGTGCCGCTCCGCCGGCATCGCCATCAAGATGATTACCGGCGACCACGCGGCGACGGCACTGGCGATTGCCCGCCAGCTCGATCTTGCCGAAAACCCCGAGGTCATCACCGGTGCGGAGGTCGAGGCGGCAAGCGATGACGAGTTGAGAAAGATCGTCGAGCGCGTCTCCGTCTTTGCCCGCACCACGCCCGAACACAAGCTCAGGATCGTCCGCGCGCTCCAGCGCAACGGTCATATCGTGGCAATGACCGGCGACGGCGTGAACGATGCTCCCTCGCTCAGTCAGGCGGATGTCGGCACGGCCATGGGGATCAAGGGCACCGAGGCGGCGAAGGAAGCCGCCCAGATGGTGTTGCTCGACGACAATTTCGCCTCGATCGTCAATGCCGTGCGCGAGGGCCGCACCGTTCAGGACAATATCCGCAAGGTCATTTCCTGGGAGATCCCGACCAATGGCGCGGAAACCGTTGCCGTCGTGCTCGCCATTCTCGCGGGATTCTCCCTGCCGATGACGGCGACCCATATCCTCTGGATCAACCTGATCCTGGCGGCGACGCTCGGCCTCGTTCTCGCCTTCGAGCCATCGGAACCCGGTATCATGCGGCGGCCGCCGCGGGCCGCGAATGCGCCGCTGCTTTCGCCCTTCCTGCTCTGGCGGGTGGTGGTGGTGTCTATCCTGCTGGCTGCGGCCTCGCTCGGCATCTTCTTCTTCGCGCTCAAGACCGGCCGCGACATGGAGACAGCGCGGACCATGGTCGTCAACATGTTCGTCGTCGGCGAAATCTTCTACCTGTTCAACGTCCGCTATCTGCATGTCCCTTCGATCACCATCATCGGTGTCCGGGGAACGCCGGCGGTGCTGACCGCCATCGGGGTGCTGGTCGCCGCCCAGCTGCTCTTCACCTATGCCCCCTTCATGAATGATCTCTTCGGCACCCGGCCTCTCGGGCTGCTGGATGGTGCGCTCCTCATTGCTGTCGGGGCCGCATTGATGCTGCTGCTCGAGGTCGAGAAGGTGGTGATGCGCCGGCTCGGCTGGTTCGCGGAGCTGCGGGATTGATGGTCCGGGAGATATCCTCATGCTGACGGCGCTGGCCTGGTCCGCGGTCGGGCTGCTGCTGCTTGTCGCCGGTTCGGAATTCATCGTTCGCGGCGGAACGCGGTTTGCCGGTCGTCTCAACATATCGCCCGTGGTGATCGGCGCGACGATCATTGCCATCGGCACCAGCACGCCGGAGCTTGCCGTCGGCATCGATTCCGTCCTCACCGGCAATGGCAATCTGGCGATCGGCAACATCGCCGGAACCAATGTCGTCAACATCCTGCTGATCCTCGGGCTCAGCGCCCTGATGCTGCCGATGGCGATCCGCAACGAGACCCTTTTGCTCGATCTGCCGATGATCGTGGTGGCCTCCTGCGCCCTGCTGTTCATGGCATCCGATGGCTATCTCAGCCGCAACGAAGGCATCATCCTGCTGATCTTTTCGGTCGGCTATACCGCGGCGATCATCCAGTCGGCCCGGCGCGAAAGCCGGCGCGTCAAGGCGGAGTTTCGCGAGGAACTGCGCGAGATGGCACCCCCTCCCCTGCTTGCCGGCTCGTCCTGGCAGAAGGAGATTCTGGCGATTGTCGTCGGCATTGCCGTCGTCGTCTATGGCGCCGATTTTCTGGTGAAGGGCACGGTGGATCTCGCCCGCCTCTGGGGCGTGTCGGAGGAGTTCATAGGCCTCACCATCATCGCCATCGGCACCTCCTCGCCGGAGCTGGTGACGACCATTGTATCCACGCTCCGGAACCAGCGCGAGATCGCCATCGGCAACCTGCTGGGCAGCAGCGTCTACAACATTCTCGTCATTCTCGGCATCACCATCGTCGTGCCCTCGGAGCCGGTAGCGGTCTCCCCTTCCCTCATCGGGATCGATATCCCCGTCATGACGGCGGTGGCGCTTCTGTGCGTGCCGGTGTTTTATAGCGGCCGTGTGGTCTCCCGTTTCGAGGGGGCCGTAATGGTGGGTCTTTACCTGGCCTATCTGGTCTTTCTTGTCGTAACCCGGACATGAGCCGGCAGCGAGAATGTCTGCCGGAAGCGATTTGAGTTCAAAACCAGAAAAGGAAGAGCGATGACAAAAAGGATCCTCGTGGCGACGGATTTTTCCACCCGGTCCGATCGCGCCCTGCGCCGCGCCATCTATCTCGCGAAGTCCCTGCCCGCCTCGCTTTCGCTCGTTCATGTCATTGATGAGGACCAGCCGAAACGTCTGGTCGACGCCCAGGTGGAAACGACCGGCCAGCTGCTTCAGGAACAGGTCGATGGCATCCGCGAGATGGACGGTATCGATTGCGACTGGCAGGTGATCCGGGGCGGCCCGGGCGCTTCACTCGGCATCGCGGCGAAGGACCTCGGGGCGGACCTGCTGGTCCTCGGGCCGCATCGCCAGCAGACG includes the following:
- a CDS encoding carbonate dehydratase, yielding MDNGAKETRNWHSQSTEDVLAQLSASAHGLKQAEAERRLANHGPNELPETAGRPAWLRFLSQFNNVLIYFLLLAAAAAFLLNHVIDAGVIVAVVVVNAIVGYVQEGKAEEALNAIRNMISPHANVLRDGHKSAIPVRELVPGDVVFIEAGDKVPADLRLLRARRLLIDEALLTGESVAAEKHELPVAADAALGDRQCLAFSGTLVAAGQGTGVVVETGLQTEIGRISSLLQNVEQLSTPLLRQIDAFAKRFTWVVFIGGALLFAFAVLVRGFDWVEALIAVVALAVGVVPEGLPAVITITLAIGVRRMASRNAVIRKLPAVETLGATSVICTDKTGTLTRNEMTARRIETAVSRLSVGGAGYVPEGEMTSPDGDDIAALADATSLVRCGLLCNDADLFQGENGWQVAGDPMEGALVALGMKAGLDPSHVRGEWQRLDEIPFDAAHRFMATLHRAPDGSHVVFIKGAAEALLAMTAKEAAGDETNRTFWEERIANAGAEGERVLGFAVKHLAVAAPKTLSFETLAGGIEFLGIVGFIDPPRPEVIDAVAQCRSAGIAIKMITGDHAATALAIARQLDLAENPEVITGAEVEAASDDELRKIVERVSVFARTTPEHKLRIVRALQRNGHIVAMTGDGVNDAPSLSQADVGTAMGIKGTEAAKEAAQMVLLDDNFASIVNAVREGRTVQDNIRKVISWEIPTNGAETVAVVLAILAGFSLPMTATHILWINLILAATLGLVLAFEPSEPGIMRRPPRAANAPLLSPFLLWRVVVVSILLAAASLGIFFFALKTGRDMETARTMVVNMFVVGEIFYLFNVRYLHVPSITIIGVRGTPAVLTAIGVLVAAQLLFTYAPFMNDLFGTRPLGLLDGALLIAVGAALMLLLEVEKVVMRRLGWFAELRD
- a CDS encoding sodium:calcium antiporter, translating into MLTALAWSAVGLLLLVAGSEFIVRGGTRFAGRLNISPVVIGATIIAIGTSTPELAVGIDSVLTGNGNLAIGNIAGTNVVNILLILGLSALMLPMAIRNETLLLDLPMIVVASCALLFMASDGYLSRNEGIILLIFSVGYTAAIIQSARRESRRVKAEFREELREMAPPPLLAGSSWQKEILAIVVGIAVVVYGADFLVKGTVDLARLWGVSEEFIGLTIIAIGTSSPELVTTIVSTLRNQREIAIGNLLGSSVYNILVILGITIVVPSEPVAVSPSLIGIDIPVMTAVALLCVPVFYSGRVVSRFEGAVMVGLYLAYLVFLVVTRT